Proteins encoded together in one Gadus chalcogrammus isolate NIFS_2021 chromosome 18, NIFS_Gcha_1.0, whole genome shotgun sequence window:
- the bicral gene encoding BRD4-interacting chromatin-remodeling complex-associated protein-like isoform X1, whose translation MDDEDDRRLLDIIGDVDALNDYLHGCKSIEEDDVTNAAYGSDGSFFAGNTAGSNAGIKDDSSAMGEFGPDAGEGLQLSSSLSFIEEELGPGRSPGAEDLGGEDQPFDILQKSLMEADITEQTLAQEALLDSQPAPSPVQAPAAPFPSQLVSGGYGGALGSATTTTASVFPANQFIQGVSQLPNGSAQHIQVLGSFSSGGGGVMTLSSLDRSPQIVLRQGAPAGATAGGQVFAPTQGQVGLPFKNIPMQNIIIQRGPGGAQTIVRPIQPKPLAAGTQAVYSLGLQSTPSTMASIVNANAAGSGAHYTANGSIVVHSPQQQTQGQTNIPSGQFLLPSSLSLAPSNSNSGPSDGNTLVSNQNTVQIVTGQNFTATPGGHLIVNQVSTGHVGGAVTQTWTSFTDTNTVQTSSTSARLTLVGPPTTEVGGQVSAGSVHRLLVTQTPSGTALSHLPGTDATVNDQLEYRQDSQSPGLKQDPRQPKLLNLHAVNTMMTNQDSTLNVQVNAQKRPAFPPLSKGGMVIQHLRNDHAGVDTPDLRRYTSLDDALHRLLPYHVFQGTPPSIHEFSHVDEEFETVATQVLKRTHVMVNKYRRLLMVEAERTCPSSEMVMIDRTFNQEERTYLTQDKRMVLVDPDGFFEDFCCGTRASAVPEPCPSPSPSSPGWRQTGRDSTQSPYRTDRQPGYGDPGGGSGGVGGPPLAPPPHLEGRGVADMKRTQQQQHYGASVPSNDSLNATSHYPLANPSSAAVGDTPAGPTQYQPSNPTQFPHQQSPSPPDTDSVLEAAVNSILEC comes from the exons ATGGATGATGAGGACGACCGCCGTCTTCTGGATATTATAGG AGATGTCGATGCATTGAACGACTATCTTCATGGCTGCAAGTCT ATCGAAGAGGATGACGTGACAAATGCAGCCTATGGATCGGATGGTTCTTTCTTCGCTGGCAACACT GCCGGCTCGAACGCTGGCATCAAAGATGACTCCTCCGCCATGGGCGAGTTTGGCCCGGACGCGGGCGAAGGCCTGCAGCTCTCCAGCAGCCTGTCGTTCATCGAGGAGGAGCTCGGCCCCGGCCGCTCCCCCGGGGCCGAGGACCTCGGGGGAGAGGACCAGCCCTTCGACATCCTCCAGAAGTCCCTCATGGAGGCGGACATCACGGAGCAGACGCTGGCTCAGGAGGCCCTGCTGGACTCCCAGCCGGCGCCCTCCCCGGTCCAGGCGCCGGCcgctcccttcccctcccagcTGGTCTCTGGGGGCTACGGGGGGGCGCTAGGgtcggccaccaccaccaccgcgtcCGTGTTCCCCGCCAACCAGTTCATTCAAGGGGTGTCCCAGTTGCCCAACGGCTCGGCCCAGCACATCCAGGTGTTGGGCTCcttcagcagcggcggcggcggggtgaTGACCCTCAGCAGTCTGGACCGATCCCCCCAGATCGTGCTGAGGCAGGGGGCCCCTGCAGGGGCCACGGCAGGGGGGCAAGTGTTTGCCCCGACCCAGGGGCAGGTGGGCCTGCCGTTCAAGAACATCCCCATGCAAAACATTATCATCCAGAGAGGCCCAGGCGGGGCCCAGACTATTGTCAGACCGATCCAGCCCAAACCCCTCGCCGCTGGGACCCAGGCCGTGTACAGCCTGGGTCTTCagagcacccccagcaccatgGCTAGCATAGTGAACGCCAATGCTGCTGGTTCGGGGGCACATTACACAGCCAATGGCTCCATCGTGGTGCACTCTCCTCAGCAGCAAACGCAGGGCCAAACCAACATCCCAAGCGGGCAGTTCTTACTGCCCAGCTCTCTGTCGCTCGCTCCTTCCAACTCAAACTCCGGCCCGTCCGACGGGAACACACTCGTATCCAATCAGAACACAGTGCAGATAGTCACCGGACAGAACTTCACGGCCACCCCCGGCGGCCACCTCATTGTGAATCAGGTTAGCACTGGTCATGTGGGCGGTGCGGTGACTCAAACGTGGACAAGTTTCACGGACACCAACACGGTGCAAACGTCGTCTACTTCAGCAAGGCTAACCCTGGTTGGCCCGCCGACGACTGAGGTCGGAGGTCAAGTGTCAGCTGGCTCTGTACATCGCCTCCTGGTGACCCAGACGCCCAGCGGCACTGCTCTGTCCCATTTGCCCGGTACTGATGCTACTGTAAACGACCAACTGGAATACAGACAG GATTCCCAATCACCTGGCCTCAAACAGGATCCTCGACAGCCAAAGCTGCTCAACCTCCATG CTGTGAATACCATGATGACAAACCAAGATTCAACGCTAAACGTACAG GTCAACGCACAGAAAAGGCCTGCTTTTCCACCACTTAGCAAAGGAGGAAT GGTTATTCAGCATCTGAGGAACGACCACGCTGGCGTCGATACCCCGGACCTCCGGCGCTACACTTCATTGGACGACGCGCTGCACAGACTCCTCCCCTACCACGTGTTCCAGGGGACTCCGCCCAGCATCCATGAGTTCTCCCATG TGGATGAGGAATTTGAGACTGTGGCCACTCAGGTACTAAAGAGAACTCACGTCATGGTGAACAAATACAGACGACTATTAatggtggaggcggag CGTACATGTCCCTCGTCAGAAATGGTGATGATTGACAGGACCTTCAACCAAGAAGAGCGCACCTATCTGACGCAGGATAAACGCATGGTGCTCGTGGACCCAG ACGGATTCTTTGAGGACTTCTGCTGCGGAACGCGGGCCAGCGCCGTCCCGGAACCCTGCCCCTCTCCGTCCCCGTCCAGCCCCGGTTGGAGACAGACGGGAAGAGACTCCACCCAGTCCCCTTACAGGACAGACCGTCAGCCGGGGTACGGAGACCCCGGCGGGGGGAGCGGAGGTGTCGGCGGGCCCCCTCTGGCGCCGCCGCCGCATCTGGAGGGCAGGGGCGTGGCGGACATGAAAcggacccagcagcagcagcactacgGGGCCAGCGTCCCCAGCAACGACAGCCTCAATGCCACGAGTCATTATCCCCTCGCTAACCCCTCCTCCGCCGCGGTGGGGGACACGCCTGCTGGGCCCACCCAGTACCAGCCCTCCAATCCCACCCAGTTCCCCCACCAGCAGTCCCCCTCGCCCCCCGACACAGACTCTGTTCTGGAGGCGGCCGTCAACAGCATTCTGGAATGTTAA
- the bicral gene encoding BRD4-interacting chromatin-remodeling complex-associated protein-like isoform X2, with translation MGVMDDEDDRRLLDIIGDVDALNDYLHGCKSIEEDDVTNAAYGSDGSFFAGNTAGSNAGIKDDSSAMGEFGPDAGEGLQLSSSLSFIEEELGPGRSPGAEDLGGEDQPFDILQKSLMEADITEQTLAQEALLDSQPAPSPVQAPAAPFPSQLVSGGYGGALGSATTTTASVFPANQFIQGVSQLPNGSAQHIQVLGSFSSGGGGVMTLSSLDRSPQIVLRQGAPAGATAGGQVFAPTQGQVGLPFKNIPMQNIIIQRGPGGAQTIVRPIQPKPLAAGTQAVYSLGLQSTPSTMASIVNANAAGSGAHYTANGSIVVHSPQQQTQGQTNIPSGQFLLPSSLSLAPSNSNSGPSDGNTLVSNQNTVQIVTGQNFTATPGGHLIVNQVSTGHVGGAVTQTWTSFTDTNTVQTSSTSARLTLVGPPTTEVGGQVSAGSVHRLLVTQTPSGTALSHLPGTDATVNDQLEYRQDSQSPGLKQDPRQPKLLNLHAVNTMMTNQDSTLNVQVNAQKRPAFPPLSKGGMVIQHLRNDHAGVDTPDLRRYTSLDDALHRLLPYHVFQGTPPSIHEFSHVDEEFETVATQVLKRTHVMVNKYRRLLMVEAERTCPSSEMVMIDRTFNQEERTYLTQDKRMVLVDPDGFFEDFCCGTRASAVPEPCPSPSPSSPGWRQTGRDSTQSPYRTDRQPGYGDPGGGSGGVGGPPLAPPPHLEGRGVADMKRTQQQQHYGASVPSNDSLNATSHYPLANPSSAAVGDTPAGPTQYQPSNPTQFPHQQSPSPPDTDSVLEAAVNSILEC, from the exons ATGG GTGTCATGGATGATGAGGACGACCGCCGTCTTCTGGATATTATAGG AGATGTCGATGCATTGAACGACTATCTTCATGGCTGCAAGTCT ATCGAAGAGGATGACGTGACAAATGCAGCCTATGGATCGGATGGTTCTTTCTTCGCTGGCAACACT GCCGGCTCGAACGCTGGCATCAAAGATGACTCCTCCGCCATGGGCGAGTTTGGCCCGGACGCGGGCGAAGGCCTGCAGCTCTCCAGCAGCCTGTCGTTCATCGAGGAGGAGCTCGGCCCCGGCCGCTCCCCCGGGGCCGAGGACCTCGGGGGAGAGGACCAGCCCTTCGACATCCTCCAGAAGTCCCTCATGGAGGCGGACATCACGGAGCAGACGCTGGCTCAGGAGGCCCTGCTGGACTCCCAGCCGGCGCCCTCCCCGGTCCAGGCGCCGGCcgctcccttcccctcccagcTGGTCTCTGGGGGCTACGGGGGGGCGCTAGGgtcggccaccaccaccaccgcgtcCGTGTTCCCCGCCAACCAGTTCATTCAAGGGGTGTCCCAGTTGCCCAACGGCTCGGCCCAGCACATCCAGGTGTTGGGCTCcttcagcagcggcggcggcggggtgaTGACCCTCAGCAGTCTGGACCGATCCCCCCAGATCGTGCTGAGGCAGGGGGCCCCTGCAGGGGCCACGGCAGGGGGGCAAGTGTTTGCCCCGACCCAGGGGCAGGTGGGCCTGCCGTTCAAGAACATCCCCATGCAAAACATTATCATCCAGAGAGGCCCAGGCGGGGCCCAGACTATTGTCAGACCGATCCAGCCCAAACCCCTCGCCGCTGGGACCCAGGCCGTGTACAGCCTGGGTCTTCagagcacccccagcaccatgGCTAGCATAGTGAACGCCAATGCTGCTGGTTCGGGGGCACATTACACAGCCAATGGCTCCATCGTGGTGCACTCTCCTCAGCAGCAAACGCAGGGCCAAACCAACATCCCAAGCGGGCAGTTCTTACTGCCCAGCTCTCTGTCGCTCGCTCCTTCCAACTCAAACTCCGGCCCGTCCGACGGGAACACACTCGTATCCAATCAGAACACAGTGCAGATAGTCACCGGACAGAACTTCACGGCCACCCCCGGCGGCCACCTCATTGTGAATCAGGTTAGCACTGGTCATGTGGGCGGTGCGGTGACTCAAACGTGGACAAGTTTCACGGACACCAACACGGTGCAAACGTCGTCTACTTCAGCAAGGCTAACCCTGGTTGGCCCGCCGACGACTGAGGTCGGAGGTCAAGTGTCAGCTGGCTCTGTACATCGCCTCCTGGTGACCCAGACGCCCAGCGGCACTGCTCTGTCCCATTTGCCCGGTACTGATGCTACTGTAAACGACCAACTGGAATACAGACAG GATTCCCAATCACCTGGCCTCAAACAGGATCCTCGACAGCCAAAGCTGCTCAACCTCCATG CTGTGAATACCATGATGACAAACCAAGATTCAACGCTAAACGTACAG GTCAACGCACAGAAAAGGCCTGCTTTTCCACCACTTAGCAAAGGAGGAAT GGTTATTCAGCATCTGAGGAACGACCACGCTGGCGTCGATACCCCGGACCTCCGGCGCTACACTTCATTGGACGACGCGCTGCACAGACTCCTCCCCTACCACGTGTTCCAGGGGACTCCGCCCAGCATCCATGAGTTCTCCCATG TGGATGAGGAATTTGAGACTGTGGCCACTCAGGTACTAAAGAGAACTCACGTCATGGTGAACAAATACAGACGACTATTAatggtggaggcggag CGTACATGTCCCTCGTCAGAAATGGTGATGATTGACAGGACCTTCAACCAAGAAGAGCGCACCTATCTGACGCAGGATAAACGCATGGTGCTCGTGGACCCAG ACGGATTCTTTGAGGACTTCTGCTGCGGAACGCGGGCCAGCGCCGTCCCGGAACCCTGCCCCTCTCCGTCCCCGTCCAGCCCCGGTTGGAGACAGACGGGAAGAGACTCCACCCAGTCCCCTTACAGGACAGACCGTCAGCCGGGGTACGGAGACCCCGGCGGGGGGAGCGGAGGTGTCGGCGGGCCCCCTCTGGCGCCGCCGCCGCATCTGGAGGGCAGGGGCGTGGCGGACATGAAAcggacccagcagcagcagcactacgGGGCCAGCGTCCCCAGCAACGACAGCCTCAATGCCACGAGTCATTATCCCCTCGCTAACCCCTCCTCCGCCGCGGTGGGGGACACGCCTGCTGGGCCCACCCAGTACCAGCCCTCCAATCCCACCCAGTTCCCCCACCAGCAGTCCCCCTCGCCCCCCGACACAGACTCTGTTCTGGAGGCGGCCGTCAACAGCATTCTGGAATGTTAA
- the tbcc gene encoding tubulin-specific chaperone C: protein MDVDKSEGNRDDISSNVVKIPERMLLREQARLDEVERRKEAKESHSVADENSEFFTKAFNRDRAAIEDLISICSGADRASATQTLDAATAKTQQLQKFLNDSMMFLAQYELRQAQAALQKLQTSLAEKRDEALPKKKFAFRSRTKATEQVDDTVPATLAGETVIDGQTPAASDIGKVEETVQCGFSNMDDVVLTKTAGEINKNDVLLSQLTNCKVRLFGSPSTLHIKNVSGCEILCGPVSGSVFVDHCSNTTLVLPCQQLRTHNTTSTQVYLHVTSRAIIEDCHGVSFAPFTWSYPTLDEDYVVSGLDLARNNWSHVDDFNWLAATQSPNWALIPEEDRKTTWET, encoded by the coding sequence ATGGATGTTGATAAAAGTGAGGGAAATCGTGATGACATCTCAAGCAATGTCGTCAAGATCCCAGAGCGAATGTTACTCCGGGAGCAGGCGAGGCTGGACGAGGTCGAGCGGAGGAAGGAGGCCAAAGAAAGCCATTCGGTCGCGGACGAAAACAGTGAGTTTTTCACTAAGGCGTTCAACAGAGACCGGGCAGCCATTGAAGACCTGATATCCATTTGCTCTGGGGCTGATCGGGCATCGGCAACGCAAACATTGGATGCGGCTACTGCTAAGACACAACAATTACAAAAGTTTCTGAATGACAGCATGATGTTTCTGGCGCAATACGAGTTAAGACAGGCACAAGCTGCCTTGCAAAAACTGCAGACATCCCTCGCCGAAAAGAGAGATGAGGCTTTGCCTAAAAAGAAATTCGCCTTCCGATCCCGTACGAAGGCTACCGAACAGGTCGACGACACGGTACCAGCAACCCTAGCTGGGGAGACTGTTATCGATGGTCAAACACCCGCAGCATCTGATATTGGCAAGGTGGAAGAGACTGTGCAATGTGGCTTTTCCAACATGGATGATGTGGTTCTCACCAAAACGGCAGGGGAGatcaataaaaatgatgttTTGTTGTCTCAACTGACAAACTGCAAGGTTCGTCTATTTGGCTCACCCAGCACACTACACATCAAGAACGTGAGTGGCTGTGAGATCCTTTGCGGCCCAGTGTCTGGCTCTGTATTCGTGGACCACTGTAGCAACACCACCCTCGTTCTCCCCTGCCAGCAGCTgagaacacacaacaccactTCCACACAGGTGTACCTGCATGTGACCAGCCGTGCCATCATCGAGGACTGCCATGGGGTCAGCTTCGCTCCGTTTACCTGGTCCTATCCAACCCTGGACGAGGACTATGTGGTGTCTGGACTGGACCTCGCCCGCAACAACTGGTCCCATGTGGATGATTTTAACTGGCTTGCTGCAACACAGTCACCTAACTGGGCTCTCATTCCTGAGGAGGATAGAAAAACAACTTGGGAGACCTGA
- the prph2a gene encoding peripherin-2a yields the protein MALMKIKFDLKKRVKLAQFVWFLYWFSVMAGVLVLSMGLFFKIELRKRSELMDNNESHFLPNLLIFVGFIACGINAFGGKVCYDSLDPTKFAKWQPMLKPFLMSCVGFNVLLFLTALLCFVMRIPLQFTLAEGLKNGMKFYKDTDTPGRCYMKRTLDLMQIEFRCCGNNNYRDWFEIQWVSNRYLDFSAKAVKDRIGSNVDGQYLMDGVPFSCCNPSSPRPCIQGQMTNNSAHYSYDHYTEDLNVWKRGCREAMLSYYGGLMNTIGALVLLVTILEVAVMIGLQYVNTSLSTLANPEDPESESEGWILEKTMKETFTDIMATMKAMGKANQVDEGAEAGVATVS from the exons ATGGCTTTAATGAAAATCAAATTCGATCTGAAAAAGCGAGTGAAGCTCGCCCAGTTTGTCTGGTTCCTGTACTGGTTCTCTGTCATGGCAGGAGTGCTGGTCCTGAGCATGGGTCTTTTCTTCAAGATCGAGCTGCGTAAGCGCTCAGAACTCATGGACAACAATGAGAGCCACTTTCTGCCCAACCTGCTGATATTTGTGGGCTTCATAGCCTGCGGCATCAACGCCTTCGGGGGCAAGGTGTGCTACGACTCCTTGGACCCTACTAAGTTCGCAAAATGGCAACCCATGTTGAAGCCCTTCCTGATGTCCTGTGTGGGCTTCAACGTGCTGCTGTTTCTGACAGCACTCTTGTGCTTCGTGATGAGAATCCCCCTGCAGTTCACCTTGGCGGAGGGCCTGAAGAACGGCATGAAGTTCTACAAGGACACCGACACACCTGGAAGATGCTACATGAAGAGGACCCTGGACCTGATGCAGATCGAGTTCCGTTGCTGTGGAAACAACAACTACCGTGACTGGTTTGAGATTCAGTGGGTCAGCAACCGCTACCTGGACTTCAGTGCAAAAGCAGTGAAAGA CCGCATCGGTAGCAACGTGGACGGCCAGTACCTGATGGACGGGGTCCCCTTCAGCTGCTGCAACCCCAGCTCCCCCAGGCCCTGCATTCAGGGCCAGATGACCAACAACTCGGCCCACTACAGCTACGACCACTACACGGAGGACCTGAATGTGTGGAAGCGGGGCTGCCGCGAGGCCATGCTGTCGTACTACGGGGGTCTGATGAACACTATCGGGGCATTGGTTCTGCTCGTCACCATCCTCGAG GTGGCTGTGATGATCGGCCTGCAGTACGTCaacacctccctctccaccctggCCAACCCGGAGGATccggagagcgagagcgagggctGGATTCTAGAGAAGACCATGAAGGAGACATTCACTGACATCATGGCTACCATGAAGGCCATGGGCAAAGCCAATCAGGTGGATGAAGGCGCCGAGGCAGGTGTCGCCACGGTGAGCTGA
- the qki2 gene encoding protein quaking-B isoform X1 has translation MVGETEVKERPKSSPDYLMQLMNDRKVMSSLPNFSGIFTHLERLLDEEIGRVRKDMYIDTMSAGPSDGRDSEELPDGIGPVAQLQEKLYVPVKEYPDFNFVGRILGPRGLTAKQLEAETGCKIMVRGKGSMRDKKKEEMNRGKPNWEHLSEELHVLITVEDTHNRAQIKLTRATAEVKKLLVPAAEGEDSLKKMQLMELAILNGTYRDANLKQPTMAFSLASPQARQIITQHPSQVMQQALRNPSPMNGPTLMPLLRQIQSSALMQGGSPHPALMQQGPESGIIYTPYEYPYTLTPSILEYPMDTSGVLGAMTTKVRRHDMRIHPYQRVMTTDRAATATNP, from the exons ATGGTTGGGGAGACAGAGGTAAAAGAGAGACCAAAGTCCAGCCCGGACTACTTAATGCAGCTCATGAATGATCGGAAGGTGATGAGTTCCCTCCCCAACTTCAGCGGCATCTTCACGCACCTGGAGCGGCTTCTGGATGAAG agATAGGCCGCGTACGCAAGGACATGTACATCGACACGATGAGCGCGGGCCCTTCGGACGGCCGTGACAGCGAGGAGCTGCCCGACGGCATCGGCCCCGTGGCCCAGCTGCAGGAGAAGCTGTACGTGCCGGTGAAGGAGTACCCGGAT TTCAACTTTGTGGGAAGGATCCTGGGGCCACGCGGCCTCACCGCCAAACAGCTGGAGGCTGAGACCGGCTGCAAGATCATGGTCCGAGGGAAGGGCTCCATGAGGGACAAGAAGAAG GAAGAAATGAACAGAGGCAAGCCCAACTGGGAGCACCTCAGTGAAGAGCTCCATGTGCTGATCACGGTGGAGGACACGCACAACCGCGCCCAGATCAAACTCACGAGGGCCACGGCAGAGGTCAAGAAGCTGCTGGTGCCTGCT gccgaGGGTGAGGACAGCCTAAAGAAGATGCAGCTGATGGAGCTGGCCATCCTGAATGGAACCTACAGAGATGCCAATCTCAAGCAAC CCACAATGGCGTTCTCCCTAGCGTCGCCTCAGGCCCGTCAAATCATCACCCAGCACCCCTCGCAAGTCATGCAGCAGGCCCTCCGAAACCCCTCCCCCATGAACGGGCCCACCCTGATGCCCCTCCTCCGTCAGATCCAGAGCTCCGCCCTCATGCAGGGGGGCAGTCCGCACCCGGCGCTGATGCAGCAGGGGCCCGAGTCCGGCATCATCTACACCCCCTACGAGTACCCCTACACCCTCACGCCCTCCATACTGGAGTACCCCATGGACACCAGCGGAGTATTAG GTGCCATGACCACTAAGGTACGACGCCACGACATGAGAATCCAtccttaccaaagggtaatgaCCACAGACAGAG CTGCCACGGCAACTAACCCATGA
- the qki2 gene encoding protein quaking-B isoform X2, with product MVGETEVKERPKSSPDYLMQLMNDRKVMSSLPNFSGIFTHLERLLDEEIGRVRKDMYIDTMSAGPSDGRDSEELPDGIGPVAQLQEKLYVPVKEYPDFNFVGRILGPRGLTAKQLEAETGCKIMVRGKGSMRDKKKEEMNRGKPNWEHLSEELHVLITVEDTHNRAQIKLTRATAEVKKLLVPAAEGEDSLKKMQLMELAILNGTYRDANLKQPTMAFSLASPQARQIITQHPSQVMQQALRNPSPMNGPTLMPLLRQIQSSALMQGGSPHPALMQQGPESGIIYTPYEYPYTLTPSILEYPMDTSGVLGMAFPTKG from the exons ATGGTTGGGGAGACAGAGGTAAAAGAGAGACCAAAGTCCAGCCCGGACTACTTAATGCAGCTCATGAATGATCGGAAGGTGATGAGTTCCCTCCCCAACTTCAGCGGCATCTTCACGCACCTGGAGCGGCTTCTGGATGAAG agATAGGCCGCGTACGCAAGGACATGTACATCGACACGATGAGCGCGGGCCCTTCGGACGGCCGTGACAGCGAGGAGCTGCCCGACGGCATCGGCCCCGTGGCCCAGCTGCAGGAGAAGCTGTACGTGCCGGTGAAGGAGTACCCGGAT TTCAACTTTGTGGGAAGGATCCTGGGGCCACGCGGCCTCACCGCCAAACAGCTGGAGGCTGAGACCGGCTGCAAGATCATGGTCCGAGGGAAGGGCTCCATGAGGGACAAGAAGAAG GAAGAAATGAACAGAGGCAAGCCCAACTGGGAGCACCTCAGTGAAGAGCTCCATGTGCTGATCACGGTGGAGGACACGCACAACCGCGCCCAGATCAAACTCACGAGGGCCACGGCAGAGGTCAAGAAGCTGCTGGTGCCTGCT gccgaGGGTGAGGACAGCCTAAAGAAGATGCAGCTGATGGAGCTGGCCATCCTGAATGGAACCTACAGAGATGCCAATCTCAAGCAAC CCACAATGGCGTTCTCCCTAGCGTCGCCTCAGGCCCGTCAAATCATCACCCAGCACCCCTCGCAAGTCATGCAGCAGGCCCTCCGAAACCCCTCCCCCATGAACGGGCCCACCCTGATGCCCCTCCTCCGTCAGATCCAGAGCTCCGCCCTCATGCAGGGGGGCAGTCCGCACCCGGCGCTGATGCAGCAGGGGCCCGAGTCCGGCATCATCTACACCCCCTACGAGTACCCCTACACCCTCACGCCCTCCATACTGGAGTACCCCATGGACACCAGCGGAGTATTAG GTATGGCTTTCCCAACCAAAGGCTAG